AATGCAAGGTGAAAGCTCTGGGGTGAGGTTAGACTAGACGAGCATGGCAAGCAATCTGACAGACTGCTATTACTAAAGGAATTATGATGATGCATCCCTATAACAAGTGTTCTCTCCTAGGTCCGATGTTTCTGAGTTACAGAATAAGCTTCAGACTATAACAATATCGAAAGGCAAGGCTCCCAAGAAAATGGGTATGATATCTGGTAATTGACTTTCCGTTGATCTACAAAATATGCAGCATTTGCATTGAAATACAAAGTGTATTTTTATGTTTGTTGAGATCAGTTTTTATTGCTGTGTGCATGGTCTCTTGCATTGCATATTGGCCGAACTGTGAGAATAGGACAGAGGGTTATGCCAGCCAATTCAGATTCAGATGAAGGGAAAAGTGGAACATGTGCCAAAGGAATGACACCAAAGATAAAAGCGGAAATCAATGTGTCTGCCAGGTAAATCAAAGCACACTAATAACATGCTTTGCTGTTTTTCATCTATTACTGACAACAGTAATTCATGTTATATCATCTAATTAATAAGCACACTTAATGGTATGTGTATGTTAGAAGGGTAACCAAATTAGAAGTGAATTCTTAATTTTGTCTCCGTTGCAGAAGGAAATAAAATTCATCGCTGGAATCCTCTATCTACCCTTTGCCCTACCTTGTCTCACACTGTCTTCTTTATGAcagccaaataaaataaaattaggcCTACACGGACAATTATGTTTGAGCTTTTTGTCAATAATTATGTATTGTAGACTAAGACAGGAGGTTGGTTGCACCTTCATTGGGAAAgatgggctcatagtaatggctggaacagaataaatggaatggtaatcAAACACATTATTTCCATTTGTTTGATACCATATCGTTCacgccattccagccattattatgagcggtcctcccctcagcagcctcggGTGGTAGACTACATAATcaatgtatgtacactaccagtcaaaggtttggacacacctactcattctttattttttactagtttttacattgtagaataatagtgaagacatcaactatgaaataacacatatggaatcatatagtaaccaataaagtgttaaacaaatccaaatagattttatatttgagattcttcaaatagccaccctttgccttgatgacagctttgcacactcttggcattctctcaaccagcttcatgaggtagtcacctggaatgcatttcaattaacaggtgtgccttcttaaaagttaatttgtggaatttcattccttcaagtgcagtcgcaaaaaccatcaagcgctatgatgaaactggctctcatgaggaccgccacaggaatggaagacccagagttacctctgctgcagacgataagttcgttagagttaccagcctcagaaattgcagcccaaataaatgcttcacagagttgaaggaacatacacatctcaacatcaactgttcagaggagactgtgtgaatcaggcattgatggtcgaattgctgcaaagcaaccactactaaaggacaccaataaaaataagagacttgcttgggccaagaaacacgagcaatggacattagaccggtggaaatgtgtcctttggtcttgagtccaaatttgagatttttggttccaactgccgtgtctttgtgagaagcggtgtgggtgaacggatgatctccgcatgtgtatttcccaccgtaaagcatggaggaggaggtgttatggtgtaggggtgctttgctggtgacactgtctgtgaattatttagaattcaaggcatacttaaccagcatggctaccacagcattctgcagcaatacaccatcccatctggtttgggcttagtgggactatcatttgttttcatggttactacatgattccatatgtgttatttcatagttttgatatcttcactatacaatgtagaaaatattcaaaataaagaaaaacccttgaatgagtagctgtgtccaaacgtttgactggtatgggccccgtgtagctcagttggtagagcatggcgcttgcaacgccagggtcatgggttcgattcccacggggggtcagtatggggagaaaaaaaaactggataagagcgtcgactaaaatgtaaatggtactgtatatgtaattaTTTTGGGATTGTATCAGCGGTTTATAAATTCTGAGAGGCGGGTTGACATATTTGACCAATGACAACCCTAAAAAACTCCTTACTCTTCCAATCAGATGAAAGAACTCAGAATAATTTCCGGATACAACTTCACATTGTTAGCGTCATTACTTGGGTCACTTATCTGGTAAGAAAATGCTTAATCCAGCGTGCTTTATTATATGGCTAACATGCAAACAACCAAATTATACATACAGCACGATTTTAAATTGTGTGTGATTCTCCTATTTTTTGATTGTGCATAGCTAGCATATTACAAAGCCagcgttaggtagctagctaacacaagCTAACTTTGATTTCCTCGCGCTCTACTAGCTAATACTATCTAACGTTAGCTGCCTCTTCAGAAATCATCCCAAAATAAACGGTTCATGCAATTAACAATATTGTTGGAAATGGACTTGTAGAATTTGCAGGACGTTTTGATAAAATTTAGTATTGTTGAGCTCATATATTATAACTGCAAGCTAAAAAAAAGTCCATGCGATGGGGGGGAACTAGCTACTACATACTTGTGCAGTGTGAACATGGCTCCAACAAGAGAAGAGTAACGTTAATCATCGTCGACATCTGACTTTTTTTAATTATCGAAAATAAATTATAATTTGCATTTGTGGAAAATACGGTCCAAAAACGTGTTTGTTTACACAAGCGTCATGTATTAGTTCGCACATGCGTACTAGCAGATTGTCTATAGCGGCAGAATATTGCTGTGTTTATAACATCTGGTAAATTGGCAAATACTAGCATACACTGGGAAAAATAAATTTAAACGCACCCCCAACTCGTAATTACTAATGGGAAACTTGTCTATCATCCCTGTGCTCCAATTTGCTGGACTGCCCATATGATGAACTCTGTCTCTGACATCACCTACTAAGAAAAATACCTCGATAACAGCAATTTCAGCAATTAAATTCAAAAACAAAACATGATTTATACAAGTTTTTTTTAACACTAATATGTCTATGAGATTGAAAGCTGTACTTTTTCGTTTATGGTTGACGCAGCTTGTTTGCCATTAACCAGCAATCGGCAttctcaacgagttcaaagcaCATGAACGCACACATCTCGTTGTTCCCAGTTTACAAGTAGCATTTTCCGAGTTTACGAGATGTTAAAAACGCAGCATATGACTCTTTGCCCAAACTAATTTGATTATCAGCACCATACACTAGATATAATAATGTATGCTAGCTAACATGATTAACCTAATTATTTTGTATATAACATTTGACCGTCAACGGAGAACTTGTATTGTAAACTCAGAAAAATGTAGCTATTGTATTTTACAGATTATACATCAAGAATGGGACGCCGAAAATCAAAGAGGAAGCCACCTCCCAAAAAGAAACTGACGGGTAACTTGGACACCCAATTTACCTGTCCCTTTTGTAACCACGAGAAGTCCTGTGACGTCAAAATGTAAGATAACTTGGTTGTGTTGAACAGTATATTGTCTGGCTGTAAGATGTGATCACTGATTACATGTTGATACATATCACCCTATCCAAATGCACATTTTCTTTTATCTTTTCAGGGAACGCACTCGAAACACAGGAATAATATCATGCACCGTCTGCTTGGAAGAATTCCAGACTCCCATTACTTGTatctttttgattatttgatcagaTCACTATATTCACTTATCTACACACCACATAGCTCACATAATGGGTTGTGCATTTGTTTTAAACATTTTCAAATGCTATCTCTTTACAACTCTCCCTCCCAAATGAACTTTTCCTTGACATTTGTCTCCAGATCTTTCAGAACCAGTGGATGTTTACAGTGATTGGATAGATGCCTGTGAAGCAGCCAATCAGTAGCAGTGGTCCCCATGACTCTAATCCCTGTCTGACCTCACCCCTCATTCCCTATGATGGGTCACatatctctggctgggccagggcTTTGTCAAGTAGTGAATGTGGAGAACAAAAGATCACGGATAACACATCTGTGAAATCTTCAGTGTCTACACACTAACGGATTTGATATGAAGAAAGATacactccctgtcctccctttCTGTGACAGGGTGGGATGGGGGTAGGGCAATGAAATGTCCCAATGGTCCTGATCTTTGAGAATTCCACTAAGTTTCAACCCACCTCATCATTTGTTATGTTTTACAGGCAAGCCTGTTGGTAGATATCTTTAGACTTTCCCAAGCTGCCATGTCCCCCTTTAGTGGAGAAAGTAGATTTcatttataaaaattaaaaaaaggtGTGATCCtgtagttttttgtttgtttatgtcatgatttttatttcattttttttgtaCGGGAATTACTTGATCAATAAACACAACAATGTAATTCACACCTAACTGCGTCTGTCAAATACAGCTGAAATTGTTAAAATATCTAGAACAAATATTAATGAAAAATAATCTATGGCCTGGTGGCAACAGTTTTTCACTCACAACCCAAATGAAATAATTGTAATTTTGATGTGTTTTATTGTATTGCAGCTAATTTCATTTTAAGTGAAAGCCAAATAAATACAAGATTTTCAGAAGACTGAACAATTGATAGTCTGAACAACATTGACACACATTTTAGACCTGAGGGTAATATTGCCAATTATATTTTGGCTAGGCACTGTTGGCTCTCATTCTAAACTAAAAATATTTTCTTCATGCACAATTGACTTTGTATATAGCTATAGGACATGTGACTATACAGAATAAGTTAGGTATTTTAATAAAAGACGCCTCTTGTGGTACATAAGACTTTTACCTTAAGTCTGTGGAATGTAGTCTTTCTGTTTTTTTCCAAATGTTAAAGGGATTTCAAAACACTAGATTCCCTCAGGAGGGACTCAATATTTTATGTAGCTTTATATCCAATACCTCCTATTTAAAAACATATCACAATACTGCCCAGTAACAGATATCAGGACCTATCATATTtaacttaaagggatagttcacccaaactAAAAAATAACATTGGTGTCCttcctgtaagcagtctatagaGAAGGTAtaacagcaatccatgctttggacATGAGCATGCAAGGCAAAGAGATGGGAGTTCTGTGGCATGTTCCAGGTGCAACACAGGAAGTGTCTGATCTTGAACAAGCCCCTTTTAGCAAGCAAACAAGCctgcttttacatttacatttacgtcatttagcagacgctcttatccagagcgacttacaagggTTTTTCAAGTTTGCACAGTTTGTTTAAACCATTAGCGGCTGTGTTAGGCTACATTATCCCGAGCATAAATATGTTGCTGACTTATGTTATTAATTTGCGACTGCTGGTACAAGGTGATTACTTAATGAATCCACAGAATGACTGTCACATCTTGCAGTGCTCAAAATCACATTACATTCAAGATCTGCGGTGGGTACACCATATCATGTAGTAGTTAATGATACAGGGTCTGCTGTATTGTGCTTTGACTAAGTGGACGTTAATTAGACCGTTATCTTGTGTATAACAGCGTGCAGATGTTATGGCTCTCGATGACCTGGCTTGTCTACCTTTCTTCTAGTCATTAGCAATTCTATCCATGTGCATATTCTAGCAAGGTGATGCAAACAGCGCAACAATATATTAAAGCTGTGTGCCGTGGAGACTTTTATAGGGGGATTATAATTTGTCTCATGCAAACTGGCCTACATGACATCTACATTTACATAGCTAGCACAATGGTTAAAATTGA
This sequence is a window from Coregonus clupeaformis isolate EN_2021a chromosome 7, ASM2061545v1, whole genome shotgun sequence. Protein-coding genes within it:
- the LOC121569419 gene encoding transcription elongation factor 1 homolog isoform X3 encodes the protein MGRRKSKRKPPPKKKLTGNLDTQFTCPFCNHEKSCDVKMERTRNTGIISCTVCLEEFQTPITYLSEPVDVYSDWIDACEAANQ
- the LOC121569419 gene encoding transcription elongation factor 1 homolog isoform X4; the protein is MGMISDYTSRMGRRKSKRKPPPKKKLTGNLDTQFTCPFCNHEKSCDVKMERTRNTGIISCTVCLEEFQTPITYLSEPVDVYSDWIDACEAANQ